CTTCTTCTGGACAGATAAGGGTACATTTCTGTGCCGATAAAGTCAACGCTGCCAGGGGATTTAATGCTACTTACCAAGTAGACGGCTTCTGTTTGCCATGGGAAATACCCTGCGGAGGGAACTGGGGGTGTTATACGGAGCAGCAGCGCTGTGATGGGTATTGGCATTGCCCAAACGGAAGGAATGAAATCAATTGTACCATGTGCCAAAAGGAAGAGTTCCCATGTTCCCGGAACGGCGTCTGTTACCCTCGTTCTGATCGCTGCAACTACCAGAATCATTGCCCAAATGGCTCCGATGAAAAAAACTGCTTTTTTTGCCAGCCAGgaaattttcattgtaaaaacaATCGTTGTGTGTTTGAAAGCTGGGTGTGTGACTCTCAGGACGACTGTGGCGATGGCAGCGACGAGGAGAATTGCCCGGTAATCGTGCCTACCCGAGTCATAACTGCAGCCGTCATAGGGAGCCTTACCTGTGGCCTGTTACTGGTCATTGCCTTGGGATGTACTTGTAAGCTTTATTCTCTGAGAAGGTTTGAACGAAGGTCAGTATCAAGACAAAACCATAGTGCTTATGCTCTCTACAGTAAAAGCGTGGCCCAAATATttacaacacattttttttaatgagattagcaatatatttttgttatattgttGAGAAATAAATACTTCTTATGATTTATAAAATGACTATGAAAAGCCTATGACTCAAAAACCtaataagaacattaaaaaacaaataaatactaaGAGTTATGAGGTGAGAAAAGCCAATCAGTATTTATCAGTTCCTGTTTTCAGGTTAATCTGTCTTACAGGAATTTTGCAAGCTGTAATTCTCGGTGGTTGCTCTTTAACCTcggtttttataaatattaattcaacaaTTCCAGATATTTGAGAACCTTCTGTGTTGAAAGCATTATACAGGTGAATAGAGAAATGCGTAGGAGTAATCTCATGGGCAGTTTACAGTTAGAAGGAAGGAACTGTTGGGTAGAATTAgatgacaaaaaatataaatgttgtaAGAGCTATAAAATAAAGTGGTATAAAAGTCGAAGATCTCAGTTAAGAAGTGGTTCAGCGTTAAAGGGTGGCCTTCAGGGAGAGCTGTCTTTTGTGTGGTAGAGGAGAGACTGGACCTGGGAGAAGTTGATGGCAGAGAGGCCTTCTAGAAAGCTCCTGTGGAGACCATGACCGTCAGTCCCAGGAGAATGACAAATGATAGATACAACAAAGAAGTCACATACCAGACAGCTAAGAATAGATGCACAGTATCACAATAACCAAGTGCATCTTATCTTTGGTTCAGTATCAATGGCCAGAAAATGTTTTACTACATTGCAACATAAGAGTACAATGAAGACCAGAGGTCTTGAGTTTAAGAACAAGTTATTCCAGAAAGGGTTTTGGTGACTCATTTCACtcttttccttatctgaaaagtAAATGTGTTGGACTTGATGAATAAAGTGTCTTCTAAGAATTTTCAAATACTTTCACCTCAAGTCTCAAGCCCCTATGTTCTTAGGGGTTTAAAGATCTAGTactcttatttacttttttttattttttattttttttttatttatggctgtgttgggtcttcgtttctgtgtgagggctttctctagttgtggcaagcgggggccactcttcatcgcggtgcgcgggcctctcactatcacggcctctcttgttgaggagcacaggctccagacgcgcaggctcagtagttgtggctcacgggcctagtcgctccgcggcatgtgggatcttcccagaccagggctcgaacccgtgtgccctgcattggcaggcagactctcaaccactgcgccaccagggaagcccccccagatCTAGTACTTTTATCTTTTACGGGGATATCTAATTTATTAAAACTTAGTGATCCAGACCCCTAGTGTAAAACCGCATGAGACTAAACTGTCTGCTTCATCTTTGTGTTCTCAGTGTAGGGTATTATAGATACTCATCAAATGTTGGCTAAGTAAGCTTTACAAATGAACAAGTATATTAAAATTCAGATTGTTTTAAttgttgataatttaaaaattactgttttggcttgcctttttttaaaatccttttcatCCCCCTGTTTCTCTCAAAGATCATTTGAAACACAGTTGTCCAGAGTGGAAGCAGAATTGTTAAGAAGAGAAGCTCCTCCCTCTTATGGACAATTGATTGCTCAGGGTTTAATTCCACCAGTTGAAGATTTTCCTGTTTGTCCACCTAATCAGGTATGTTGCAacttattatttctctttctgtaccTCTTAAAATGAAATCTATACTTGTATATAATGGTAAAGTATCCTTGACTGTGTCAGAATTTTTGCAGTCAAGTTAAGAATTAAATATATGGAGGATTTGAaattatacagttgacccctgaacaacgaGGGGGCTAGGGACACCCACCCTCCGTGCAGGTGAAAATTCACATGTAACTTTATAGTCAGACCTCTGTGTCTGGGGCTCAACATCCATAAATTCAACCAACCATGTatcatgtagtactatagtatttgctattgaaaaaaatccacatataagtggacccgtgcatttcaagcccatgttgttcaagggtcaactctaattgtttcattgtattttaacaaattcagAAGTATACTTTTCATTCTTTACTTCTGATTTGGTTAGGTGATTCTTAAGCATTTTACTGTTTAGGATAATTCAGTGCGTTAAAATTCAAAAGTTAAGTTTGACAGCTTATTTTCTACTTGAActatttcaaagatttaaaaagaaatactaaagttGATATGCTTAGTAATAGATTAGTAACATGctagattaaaataaaagttgttgAAATTAAGTTAACATTTCTACCTGACTTGAGAGAAAACTTCTTCACAGCTGGATTTTACAGTGCTTAAAAATtcatatcattttctttaaatagtaactcattctttattaatgtttctgaattctttaaatttttgtgaGTGATTTTTTACTTCGGGTGTACAttaaagtgatccagttatacatatatatatatattctttttcagattcttttccataatagattattataagatatcaaatatagttccctgcaatttcttttttaatttctttttcaatgcTTACAATTGTGCCCAGGGTTCTTAAGGGCATTAAGgtttctacatttaaaatgtaaattcatcCAGAATCATTTCTAAAAGTTGTTCCCAGTatcagaattaagaaaaattgaTGAACATTGTTTTCCCAGTAATTTAATTCTGTTCAAAATGAAAGACCGTTTCCTTTTTGTTAAATAGGTTTCCAATTACAGTGGGTCATCTTATTTGAGTCTTTTAGGAAATCTTTGTGAGAATTTGATGTAATTTGCTAAGTAAGTAATTCAGAACTTCCACTGGTTGGAATTTTGTGTGCAACATAGGAACAACCTACATTGTGGCTTTTATATATTGTTGTCCCTGCCAGTGGGGAAGGGTTCTTTTTAGGTAGGAATTCAGAGGATGGTTAATTCCATCCACCCACTCCACCATGTATCACCCCACCCCTATATCCTGAGGCTACCTTCAAGAGGTTAGTCAACTGTGAAGTTAGAGGGGGCACAGTCCACACAAGACAGCCCTTACTTCTAAAACCAATTTTAAGTTCCGGGGCTCCCAAACcatcctcaggtttgataattcactagaaggactGAGAACTCATTGAAAGCTGTTTTACTTAATAGTATAAGCTGGTGTAACTATTATTGCTGGGAAAGGATCCAGATTAAATCAGCCAAAGGAAGAGACACGTAGGACAGGGTTCAGGAGGGTACCAAACACGACCCTTCCAATTGTCTTTTCCCCATAAAGTCAGGACAGTGTTATTCTCTCGACACAGGTGTGTGACAGTATGCACGAAACATTGCCAACTAGGGGAGCTCACCCAAACTCGGTGTCCAGGGTTTTTACTGGAGCTCcatcacataggcatgattaATTGCACACGTGGCTGATCCCAGTCTCTAGCCTCTCCAGAGGTTGACTGATTCTGCTGACTCAACTCTCCCACGCTACATCACATTGGTGTGGCTCAGAGCCTCCACCGAAAACGCGGTGCTACTCTCTGGCTGGCCCAAGTCTCCATGCAATGACACTCCTGTCAAAGCTGACATTCCAAGGTCTGAGGTCTCATCCCAGAAGTAAAGGGCAAAGGTCAGACCTCACTTTGGGTAAGGTTTCAATTCTTTACTACCTACTACAGCATTTTTGTAGGGTTATAATTTACCCTTGTGAGGGAATTCTGCttcaacaaagttttaaaataaaatatgtttgcaaATGGTAAACTAGATTTTATTCAGTTAATGAGATTACACTCTTATGTTTGAAACTTTTGGTAATAAATTATcaaatttccttatttgtttttaaaaagaaaaataatcttctgATTACCAACTCATTCAAAAGAGCGATCCTTTCTGAAGAatccttttcttctgcttcataaATGGAAGAAGTATATAAAATTATTCCTAAAACAATCATGAGATCCCCTTGTAGAATCTAATGTTAAATTGGCAATCATTTAATTAAACAGACTTTGAAGCCAGTAGAGAGCTTCATCTCACTGACAGACTATACTGTTAAAGTCGGCTTTGAAGTGTGCTGAAGGCATTGTGGGTGGCAGCTGCATAAAAGTGGAGGATGTCTGAAGAGCCTTGTGTTCATTGCTGGATTTAATGACAGTGCTCACACAAAGCCTTAGAACGTGAATGCCAAATGAGGAGGACCAAATCTATGGAGTTCATAGGGATGtgagccactttttttttttttttcagttagtttATAGTTACATTCCCAATTGGTGAAAACTCTTACTCATTtatatagtaaattttatgtgctGATATTCAGATTTCTTATTGGCAATCTGTTATTTACTAAGGCTAGACTATGAAATATTCCTGTGATAGTAGCTTCTTAGCTTTCTGTGAATTATATTCCAGGGATTATGTTCAAAGGGTGTATATGGAAATCACAAATCTATATGGAAAACCTGAGGCTAGCTGTACGGTATCAGCTTGGATTTACTTCAATACCAGTCACAAACAGAGATGGAAAACATATGTTATCACATCTTCttattctcttcccttccttttttctgtgGGGGGATAGGCAAGAGCCATTCATTTTGGCGGAGGGAAACTGTATCACCTTTTGAAAGGGAGTATATCAATTCACCATTGTTTCTtggaaatactgtattttaaatactAAATGCCAGATTGATGAAAGCTGTGTTTGTTCCAAGTTTGATTACTCCTTTTTGTAACCACTAGATGGAGCTTAAAgactgtttttgtaaatactgtcgtttttttgttttttttttaattccgaTAGTCATTcatctagaaaaaagaaaatctagatgatttttctttcagttggGCAATATGGTCACCTCCCATATGCACTAATTAAAAATCACCAATTTTCAAAGAATAAGGTTATAATTTATGTTTAACATGAAGCTGTAGAAAATAagacataaatctttttttttttaaagactttttttctaaaggaattcctttatttttattatttatttatttatttatttatttttggctgtgttgggtcttcgtttctgtgcaagggctttctctagttgcggcaagcgggggccactcttcatcgcggtgcgcgggcctctcactatcgcggcctctcttgttgcggagcacaagctccagatgcgcaggctcagtagttgtggctcacgggcccagttgctccttggcatgtgggatcttcccagaccagggctcgaacccgtgtcccctgcattagcaggcagattctcaaccactgcgccaccagggaagcccaagacttaAATCTTTAAGATTGAGAAGGAACCCAAATGTCTCAGATACCATTGAATAGGGCTATAAACAAGTTAATTTCTTTGGCTTTTTGTTTCCTGTGCTGCATTACAAATACAGTAATTCCTTTGTTTAtgacaatataaataaatttgtatttatttataataaatatttatggatatttatttatggATATCCTCAATTTATGGATATCCTCAATatccactcattcaacaaatccTTGAGAACCAACTGTGagatataatttttacatgttttgGAAGGTTTCATCCTTGTAAATCAAGTCTAACTTGTGctgtgttaaaacaaaaaaacaaacagcctagTTTTCACACTCCTTTAGGTCATTTAGAGAATTATTGTAGAGATTCTTCTATCTTCGTAGCTAAAGAAGTatcaaatacttttattttccatctttggtGCATTTCTAGGATTGGATTACTATGTgaagttttgaaataaaattgctgTTGTAATTGGCattaaacatcattttaaagttcatatataaaatgaagtatCGAGAAAATCTTAAACACAGTGAACAGTGGTTCAAGTTATAGGTTAGATTCTGGAGTGAGGTGAACCTGTATCGATGAGAGAATTTAATTCATCCTCCATAGACCGTAAAATGAGTAATAGAACTTTCATCCACAACACATGCTGAATAGAAGGGTGTTTTCCATCTTAATACCTCGTTGTTAGCTGTTTtaagatcttttctttctttctttctttctttctttctttctttctttctttctttctttctttctttctttctttctttctttctttctttctctctctctctctctctctctctctctctctctctctctctctctctctccctccctccctccctccctctctctctctctctctctttctttctttctttcttttttccgcAGGCTTCTGTTTTGGAAAACCTGAGGCTAGCTGTAGGGTCTCAGCTTGGATTTACTTCAATCAGACTTCCTATGGCAGGCAGATCCAGCAACATCTGGAAtcgtatttttaattttgcaagaTCACGCCATTCAGGGTCATTGGCTCTGGTCTCAGCAGATGGGGATGAGGTTGCCCCTAGTCAGAGTACCAACAGAGAACCTGAAAGAAATCATACtcacagaagtttgttttctgtggaaTCTGacgacacagacacagaaaatgagagaagagatACGGTAGGAGCATCTGGCGGGGTTGCAGCTCCTTTGCCTCAAAAAATCCCTCCCACAACAGCGGTAGAAGCAACAGTGGGAGCAAGTGGAAGTTCCTCCACTCAGAATACCCGAGGTGGTCACACAGAAACCGGACGGGATGTGACAAGTGCGGAACCCCCAAGTGTGAGTCCGGCGCGTCACCAGCTCACAAGTGCGCTAAGTCGTATGACTCAGGGGCTACGTTGGGTACGTTTTACATTAGGGCGATCAAGCTCCGTAAGTCAGAACCAGAGCCCTTTGAGACAACTTGATAATGGGGtaaatggaagagaagaagatgatgatgtcGAAATGCTGATTCCAGTTTCTGAAGGAGCTTCAGACTTTGACGCGAATGACTGTTCCAGACCTCTTCTTGATCTTGCCTCCGATCAAGGGCAAAGGTTCAGACAACCATATAGTGCAGCAGACCCTGGAGTAAGACCAAGTAATCGCGATGGCCCCTGTGAGCGCTGCGGTATTGTCCACACTGCCCAGATACCAGACTCTTGCTTAGAAGCAATGCTGAAAAATGAAACGAGTGATGATGAAGCTTTGTTACTTTGTTAGGTACAAGAATCCCGTCAGGGAGATTGGATACAAGTTGGAGCAATATCCATTCATTGTTTTGGAACTTTACAATTAAactagttttaatttaaaaagaaaaaagatgcagGGTGATTTCTTACTATCATATGTTAGCCTGCATGGTTAAATTAAACACCTGTAACTCTATAAACTTTAGAGTTTACTATTTTAGCAGCTAAAAATGCATTATGTATTCAGATTGTTCAATAATGTTCTTCCATTTGTTTCTAATTGTTTTCATCCTGGTACTGTAGTTCGCAGTAGAGATATGGCTGCAGAAACTCATTTGACTGTCAGTTTCTATCTATCCTATGTTAAAACGTttctttgttcaaaataataccTTCTTTTAATTGAACCCTTTATGCTTTTGCCAATACATCTTGTAACTTAATATACTAGATGTTAAGGTTgttaatataaaaagagaaaaagtcctTATTCTCAcctgtttttatttgtataacaTCTGTCTAAACATTATTAGATTTCATAATATGAGCTtgtcaaagggaaaaaaactgtctaaaattttttctcatgtttaaCATGCAATGATGTGAAATTTAGATAGAGTTAGATAAAttaatggcaaaaacaaaactcttttataaattttctaatgTTGACTTTAATACTCTAATATGGTACAAACCAAATGGTAAAAAGcccaaatcatttctttttttatctctatttaagGACAGAATTAAGCGGATGAAGATATTCTACTATGCATTAAATcttgaactttataaaatatgtacaaaaattGTACAAGATAAGTTCCAACTGGTAATGTCTTTCCCTGATACAGGGTTATGCTTGTATTGGACCCTAGGGATTTGCACTAAAATCATATCAAGGTCTCAGATGAGTTTCGTGCAGAAGCACTATCACTTTAAATACTATTATTTGCTATCATAATGACTATATATTTCCATAGCTTATGGGGGGGGCGTGAGGGGGCATTTTTATTACAACTTGAGGTTGCTTTGCtagtttcatatttatttgttgtatttaaaaactgcattatagtaagaaagtgatttttttcaatatattttattcataaggGGAGGATCATGCTACATGTTGAAAAGCAAATTAAGAAATCATTCAGATCACCTCccttttttaagtaaaatgaattGCAAAACCCCgcatatttttttattgtcaattcccatttatttattctttagctGTCTGTTTTAGTAGCTTAATGTTTGAGtatgaaaaatgtatttgtgtatgATTATtgctatttattaaattttaaatactttgctGAATGTCATTTTAAAGCATGTTTGAGGTCTTGTGTATTTGTCGTGTTATGCTGTCAGGAAGAACTGACTGAAATGTTTTAAtatgtatcaaaaattaaaatgacttcttttttttgtattgccTTGAGGtactttttaaatcaaagtttctatttatttttgttcatttggtgCATATACAATTTCAGGCCATGAAATATGCAGTGTGtctagaagaaaaattaaagagggGATGTCTTTCTTAACTCCCTTATAGTAAAGTAGTAGCTTACACCAGTTCTCAAGGGTAAAAAAATCCCTAAGGACCTGGACATTATTTTGCCTTTAATTGATGTGTCTAATAAGAGTCAGTAACTATATCAgttctctttttatattattttcagatacATTTTAGACGCCTATACAATATTTTACTGGCAGAATTTGGGTTACCAAATTAACCTTGTTTAGGTCCTACTAATTATATACTATTATgtataggttttttgtttttgttttctgacatatattttaatttcgtTGTTTAATTAACTAATACATCTCCTTGATTcaaacagtaaaaaaattaagtctcTCTCCTATCCCTGACAGCCATCTTCTAGTTCCCTTTCAAAGAAATAGGTACCAAGACCAAATTCTTGTATACCCTCCAGAAATaccatatagatatataaatgtatctatatgtataaatGCTATATGATGTAACACAAATTGGAACATACTATGCATTCTTTTTCTGCACCTTTTTTCAAGGGAAAAAGTGTATCTGCTACTGGTTGAATGTTAAAAGTACAGTTGGGTATTTCTGTTATTTgacttttcacatttaaaaatttgatctATCCTGAATTTAAGGCTCCAGTTTTTCTTCCTAGGTAACTACCTAGTTACTGCAAGGCTGTTTATTAAATCTGTCCTTTCCTTGCTGTTGGAAATGGCCCTTTTATCATATTGCAGATTTTCATATTATGTGGATGTATTTCTAGACTCTAATTCCATTCTCTTCAATtgacttgcctttttttttttgtaccagtCCTACACTGTTTTaataacagtaatttttaaatgttcaaatattCTTGCTTATTTCTCCATTTGAACTTTAGAATCAACCCTTTGTGTTCCACAAAACAAATccattgtacatttatttttttggacaGTTTTACTTTTATAGGTCAACTTGGGGAAATTTGACATCATTATCATGTTAAAGCTTCTATCTAAACCATGGTGCCCTATCCAAAAATGGTTCCCAATTTGTtcaagtcttttttgttgtttccttcaCAGATGCTTCGCATTTTACTTTACAGAGATCTTGTACATGTTTTTCAAGAGTTcttagaaattttattatttttgttaccaTTATTAAGGAAGTCCTTTCTGTTTATAATTTAGTCTGATTTTAGTATATATGAAAGCTAATGACttatttatgttaattttctGCCCAGCTACCAGACTCTCATTTTCTTATGGTTTGTAATAGTACTTCAGttaattcttttgtgttttccagtTATACAGTCATGTCTTCCAGTTTGCATAcctctttatgtctttttttttttttttttaatttttatttatttatttatttatggctgcgttgggtcttcgtttctgtgcgagggctttctccagttgcggcgagcgggggccactcttcatcgcggtgcgcgggcctctcactgtcgcggcctctcccgttgcggagcacaggctccggacgcgcaggctcagcagttgtggctcacgggcctagtcgctccgtggcatgtgggatcttcccaga
This window of the Balaenoptera musculus isolate JJ_BM4_2016_0621 chromosome 17, mBalMus1.pri.v3, whole genome shotgun sequence genome carries:
- the LRP12 gene encoding low-density lipoprotein receptor-related protein 12 isoform X1, producing the protein MARRWSTKESPRWRSALVLLFLAGVYGNGALAEHSENVHISGVSTACGETPEQIRVPSGIITSPGWPSEYPARINCSWFIRANPGEIITISFQDFDIQGSRRCSLDWLTIETYKNIESYRACGSTIPPPYISSQDHVWIRFHSDDSISRKGFRLAYFSGKSEEPNCDQFRCGNGKCIPAAWKCNNMDECGDSSDEEICAKEVNPPTSAASQPCAYNQFQCLSRFTKVYTCLPESLKCDGNIDCLDLGDEIDCDVPTCGQWLKYFYGTFNSPNYPDFYPPGSNCTWLIDTGDHRKVILRFTDFKLDGTGYGDYVKIYDGLEENPHKLLRVLTAFDSHAPLTVVSSSGQIRVHFCADKVNAARGFNATYQVDGFCLPWEIPCGGNWGCYTEQQRCDGYWHCPNGRNEINCTMCQKEEFPCSRNGVCYPRSDRCNYQNHCPNGSDEKNCFFCQPGNFHCKNNRCVFESWVCDSQDDCGDGSDEENCPVIVPTRVITAAVIGSLTCGLLLVIALGCTCKLYSLRRFERRSFETQLSRVEAELLRREAPPSYGQLIAQGLIPPVEDFPVCPPNQASVLENLRLAVGSQLGFTSIRLPMAGRSSNIWNRIFNFARSRHSGSLALVSADGDEVAPSQSTNREPERNHTHRSLFSVESDDTDTENERRDTVGASGGVAAPLPQKIPPTTAVEATVGASGSSSTQNTRGGHTETGRDVTSAEPPSVSPARHQLTSALSRMTQGLRWVRFTLGRSSSVSQNQSPLRQLDNGVNGREEDDDVEMLIPVSEGASDFDANDCSRPLLDLASDQGQRFRQPYSAADPGVRPSNRDGPCERCGIVHTAQIPDSCLEAMLKNETSDDEALLLC
- the LRP12 gene encoding low-density lipoprotein receptor-related protein 12 isoform X2 → MARRWSTKESPRWRSALVLLFLAGVYACGETPEQIRVPSGIITSPGWPSEYPARINCSWFIRANPGEIITISFQDFDIQGSRRCSLDWLTIETYKNIESYRACGSTIPPPYISSQDHVWIRFHSDDSISRKGFRLAYFSGKSEEPNCDQFRCGNGKCIPAAWKCNNMDECGDSSDEEICAKEVNPPTSAASQPCAYNQFQCLSRFTKVYTCLPESLKCDGNIDCLDLGDEIDCDVPTCGQWLKYFYGTFNSPNYPDFYPPGSNCTWLIDTGDHRKVILRFTDFKLDGTGYGDYVKIYDGLEENPHKLLRVLTAFDSHAPLTVVSSSGQIRVHFCADKVNAARGFNATYQVDGFCLPWEIPCGGNWGCYTEQQRCDGYWHCPNGRNEINCTMCQKEEFPCSRNGVCYPRSDRCNYQNHCPNGSDEKNCFFCQPGNFHCKNNRCVFESWVCDSQDDCGDGSDEENCPVIVPTRVITAAVIGSLTCGLLLVIALGCTCKLYSLRRFERRSFETQLSRVEAELLRREAPPSYGQLIAQGLIPPVEDFPVCPPNQASVLENLRLAVGSQLGFTSIRLPMAGRSSNIWNRIFNFARSRHSGSLALVSADGDEVAPSQSTNREPERNHTHRSLFSVESDDTDTENERRDTVGASGGVAAPLPQKIPPTTAVEATVGASGSSSTQNTRGGHTETGRDVTSAEPPSVSPARHQLTSALSRMTQGLRWVRFTLGRSSSVSQNQSPLRQLDNGVNGREEDDDVEMLIPVSEGASDFDANDCSRPLLDLASDQGQRFRQPYSAADPGVRPSNRDGPCERCGIVHTAQIPDSCLEAMLKNETSDDEALLLC